The following coding sequences lie in one Sorghum bicolor cultivar BTx623 chromosome 6, Sorghum_bicolor_NCBIv3, whole genome shotgun sequence genomic window:
- the LOC8055943 gene encoding probable WRKY transcription factor 57 isoform X2 — protein sequence MHACMEGSSQLLETCLPASSLYALSPHHPLLAPLPNQHKLLQMPLVQEQAAANNHGVMLYSDHHHHGGGLLYPLLLPGIPFCPFSAAADAATCDKTTTTGGFAALDAGEAGTSVAKAAGEIASTTTTCNGPSSCNWWKGPAAAGEKGGRMKVRRKMREPRFCFQTRSDVDVLDDGYKWRKYGQKVVKNSLHPRSYYRCTHSNCRVKKRVERLSEDCRMVITTYEGRHTHSPCSDDADAAAGDHTGSCAFTSL from the exons ATGCATGCGTGCATGGAGGGGAGCAGCCAGCTGTTGGAGACCTGCCTTCCTGCTAGTAGCCTCTACGCGCTCAGTCCGCATCATCCTCTTCTTGCCCCGCTGCCGAACCAGCACAAGCTTCTGCAGATGCCGTTGGTCCAGGAGCAGGCTGCTGCGAATAATCATGGCGTGATGCTCTATTcggaccaccaccaccacggcgGCGGCCTCCTGTACCCGCTGCTTCTTCCCGGCATCCCGTTCTGCCccttctccgccgccgccgacgccgccacCTGCGATAAGACCACCACCACCGGCGGCTTCGCGGCGCTCGATGCCGGCGAG GCGGGCACCTCAGTGGCGAAAGCCGCCGGCGAGATCGCTAGTACCACCACCACATGCAACGGCCCAAGTTCCTGCAATTG GTGGAAgggcccggcggcggcgggggagaAAGGCGGACGGATGAAGGTGAGGAGGAAGATGAGGGAACCCAGGTTCTGCTTCCAGACCAGGAGCGACGTGGATGTGCTGGACGACGGCTACAAGTGGAGGAAGTACGGCCAGAAGGTTGTCAAGAACAGCCTCCATCCAAG GAGCTACTACCGGTGCACCCACAGCAACTGCCGCGTGAAGAAGCGAGTGGAGAGGCTGTCGGAGGACTGCCGCATGGTGATCACCACCTACGAGGGCCGCCACACGCACTCCCCCTGCAGcgacgacgccgacgccgccgccggcgaccacACTGGCAGCTGCGCTTTCACGTCGCTCTAG
- the LOC8055942 gene encoding dol-P-Man:Man(7)GlcNAc(2)-PP-Dol alpha-1,6-mannosyltransferase — translation MPRPKPGSGGGGGGWLSGWGWDLMLGSIAAFYAVMAPYTKVEESFNVQAMHDILYHTYHIEKYDHLEFPGVVPRTFIGAFVISILSSPAVFVLRLLHVPKFYSLLTVRLTLSCVTLMSLRLLRLQVKKKFGHQAEAFFVILTAIQFHLLFYSSRPLPNIFALALVNLAYSFWFKGSYLCTLQALIVAAVVFRCDMILLLGPIGLALMLSRSVSLLEAVKYCISTALICIGFTMLVDSIMWRRILWPEFQVLWFNSVLNRSSEWGTHSVHWYFTSALPRSMIVAYPLCMVGALLDRRIVPYMLPVFLFVVLYSKLPHKELRFIIASIPMFNVSASLAASRLYNNRKKAGWNLLYILTLGAFLVSLGYSTVTFIASYNNYPGGYALKALHEADSSVKEKMVHIDAFTAMSGVSRFCENEYPWRYSKEEDIPIEEFEKRNFTYLLNEHRSIGGYQCLFAVDGFSRVKFKPQIPPLSLVKEPKVFAHGNMRDPDILSLNWPGCP, via the exons ATGCCCCGACCCAAGCCtggaagcggcggcggcggcggcggctggctcTCAGGGTGGGGGTGGGACCTCATGCTCGGATCGATTGCCGCGTTCTACGCCGTCATGGCGCCCTACACCAAGGTGGAGGAGAGCTTCAACGTGCAG GCCATGCATGATATTCTTTATCACACTTATCACATCGAGAAG TATGATCATTTAGAATTTCCTGGAGTTGTTCCTCGAACATTTATAG GAGCATTTGttatatctattctctcatcaCCGGCAGTCTTTGTATTGCGTTTACTTCATGTTCCAAAGTTCTATAGTCTTCTTACAG TTCGATTAACATTGAGTTGTGTCACTTTGATGAGTTTGAGACTTCTCAGACTTcag GTAAAAAAGAAGTTTGGCCATCAAGCAGAAGCATTCTTTGTCATACTAACTGCTATCCAGTTTCACTTGCTGTTCTACTCAAGCCGTCCGCTTCCAAATATCTTTGCCTTAGCTTTGG TCAACTTGGCATACTCTTTCTGGTTCAAGGGAAGCTACCTATGTACATTACAGGCTCTG ATTGTTGCAGCAGTTGTTTTTAGATGTGATATGATTCTGCTTCTTGGCCCAATAGGGCTTGCACTTATGCTC AGCAGATCTGTGTCTCTGTTGGAAGCAGTAAAATATTGCATAAGCACTGCCCTTATATGCATTG GATTTACCATGCTAGTTGACTCTATAATGTGGCGGCGAATCCTGTGGCCAGAATTTCAAGTTCTCTGGTTTAATTCAGTTCTGAATCGGAGTTCAGAATGGGGT ACCCATTCAGTTCACTGGTACTTTACCTCGGCGCTTCCACGTTCCATGATTGTGGCATACCCTCTTTGCATG GTTGGTGCTCTTCTTGATAGAAGGATAGTACCATACATGCTTCCGGTCTTCTTATTTGTTGTGCTCTATTCAAAACTTCCACATAAG GAACTTCGTTTCATAATTGCCTCAATTCCCATGTTTAATGTGTCTGCTTCACTAGCAGCTAGCAGACT ATATAATAACCGAAAGAAAGCTGGGTGGAATTTGCTTTATATTCTCACGCTTGGTGCCTTTCTTGTCAG TCTAGGATACTCTACTGTGACTTTCATCGCATCCTACAACAATTATCCTGGTGGCTATGCTTTAAAGGCTCTACATGAAGCAG ATTCTTCAGTGAAGGAAAAGATGGTACATATTGATGCCTTCACTGCGATGAGTGGGGTTTCTCGTTTCTGTGAAAATGAATATCCTTGGAG ATACTCTAAGGAGGAAGACATTCCCAtcgaagaatttgagaaaaggaatTTCACCTATCTACTGAA TGAACACCGCTCCATTGGTGGCTACCAGTGCTTGTTTGCTGTGGATGGATTCTCCAGAGTAAAATTTAAGCCCCAAATTCCCCCGCTTTCTCTG GTGAAAGAACCCAAGGTGTTCGCACATGGGAATATGAGAGACCCTGACATTCTTTCACTGAATTGGCCCGGTTGTCCTTGA
- the LOC8055943 gene encoding WRKY transcription factor WRKY62 isoform X1, producing the protein MHACMEGSSQLLETCLPASSLYALSPHHPLLAPLPNQHKLLQMPLVQEQAAANNHGVMLYSDHHHHGGGLLYPLLLPGIPFCPFSAAADAATCDKTTTTGGFAALDAGEAGTSVAKAAGEIASTTTTCNGPSSCNWWKGPAAAGEKGGRMKVRRKMREPRFCFQTRSDVDVLDDGYKWRKYGQKVVKNSLHPSSLVSAFSKLSLCMRTSRSYYRCTHSNCRVKKRVERLSEDCRMVITTYEGRHTHSPCSDDADAAAGDHTGSCAFTSL; encoded by the exons ATGCATGCGTGCATGGAGGGGAGCAGCCAGCTGTTGGAGACCTGCCTTCCTGCTAGTAGCCTCTACGCGCTCAGTCCGCATCATCCTCTTCTTGCCCCGCTGCCGAACCAGCACAAGCTTCTGCAGATGCCGTTGGTCCAGGAGCAGGCTGCTGCGAATAATCATGGCGTGATGCTCTATTcggaccaccaccaccacggcgGCGGCCTCCTGTACCCGCTGCTTCTTCCCGGCATCCCGTTCTGCCccttctccgccgccgccgacgccgccacCTGCGATAAGACCACCACCACCGGCGGCTTCGCGGCGCTCGATGCCGGCGAG GCGGGCACCTCAGTGGCGAAAGCCGCCGGCGAGATCGCTAGTACCACCACCACATGCAACGGCCCAAGTTCCTGCAATTG GTGGAAgggcccggcggcggcgggggagaAAGGCGGACGGATGAAGGTGAGGAGGAAGATGAGGGAACCCAGGTTCTGCTTCCAGACCAGGAGCGACGTGGATGTGCTGGACGACGGCTACAAGTGGAGGAAGTACGGCCAGAAGGTTGTCAAGAACAGCCTCCATCCAAG TTCGCTGGTCAGCGCCTTCTCTAAATTATCACTATGCATGCGTACATCCAGGAGCTACTACCGGTGCACCCACAGCAACTGCCGCGTGAAGAAGCGAGTGGAGAGGCTGTCGGAGGACTGCCGCATGGTGATCACCACCTACGAGGGCCGCCACACGCACTCCCCCTGCAGcgacgacgccgacgccgccgccggcgaccacACTGGCAGCTGCGCTTTCACGTCGCTCTAG